The sequence below is a genomic window from Sneathiella marina.
CCCCATTGGAGCGCCGGCCAAGGCCTGAGATAACGTAAAAAACAAATCAACATGAAATTTTTCTCTCATTGGATGGAGGAAGCTGCAATGGGAGGGGGACGGACGCAACAGGCCCCCTCTCCCTCATAAAAACAAGCAATTCATCTGACCCCGGCATCGGCTAGTTATAGTTTGCTGTAAATATAACGGTACCGGTGTAGTCACCACGGGTTGATAGCTCAGGTATCGTTAAGGTAGCCCCCATGGATACTGCAAGTTGCCCATTAGCGTCCAAATTCACTGGGGAATCAGTATTAAAGGTAAAGTCAGTCAGTTGCAGAGTGCTCGTCCCGTTGGTGGGATTGGTACCCAGAATCGCTGAAAAGGCGATCTGCTCATTGGCACTACCCGTGACTGTGTATCTTGCAGGCGTCGGGGTTCCAGAGGGATTTACAATACTGCTCGACAAAGTAATTACAGTGCCGTCCGGTCGGAGTCTTACGGACTTTGTAATACTGCTCGACATAACCCCCGCAGGAACTGTCAACACGCCGAAATGCAAAGGAGTGCCTTTAGTAATATTTATCGGCGTCAGAAAAGTCACCGTGGCTTTTGTTGACTCAGTTGTTGCGAAGGCAGGCAAAGCAATAATCAAGCCCATGGCGCAAAGCCCAATATTCCTTAAATGCTTGTTCATATTAGCTGCCCTTCCTCTTGCCCATGCTCTTCCACTTGCCCATGCTCTTCCTCTTGCCATGCCCGTGCTCATGTTCTGCCCTTGCCCGGATCTCAACATCCAATAAGGATTGAAGAAAAACTGGCCCATTAATTGGCGTATAAATTATCTGGCGTATAATCTAGCCGCTTTATGACCAAAATCATCGGGGGCAAATGTAATCTTGAGTAACCGTATGTAATGCGATGTAACGTGATGCAACGGAGTGCAAAAAGCGGGATGCAAAAAGCGGGATGCGCGCTGGGGTGCCGGCTTGGATTGGGCTCTGGCGGGACTGGAATAAGCGGGCCTAGCCAGGGATCAGGATCCAGGTGTAATCCACGATTACACGTCAGGTCACCTCATAGGCTGCATTCACTGGGCCTGTGACCGTCAGCGTCCCCCCGACTAGACAAGACAAAGTTCCGCCTCCGTCGAAAGCAGGAGCGCCTGCCAAGGCCTGAGATAACGAAAAAAACAAATCAACATGAAATTTTTCTCTCACTGGATGGAGGAAGCTGCAATGGAAGGGGGACGGACGCAACACGCCCCCTCTCCCTCACACAGACAAGCAATTCATCTGACCCCGGCATCGGCTAGTTATAGGTTACTGAAAATGTAACGTTACCGCTGTAGTCACCATAGGGTGATCCGTCAGGTATCGTTAAGGTTGCCCCCATATTTACTCCAAGGCGCCCATTAGCGTCCAAATTCACTGGGGTACCAGTAACACTGGTACCGTCAGACGACTGGAAACTTTCAAAGTTAAAGTCTTCTACAGTCAGTTTGTCACCATTCCCGTTGCTAAGCCCCGTCGTCGACGCTGAGAGGCCAACCGACGCACCCTTACTACCATAGACGGTGAATCGTGCGGGCCCCGGGGATCCAGTAACTGTAATACTGGTCGGAACACTGGTTATAGTGCTGCTGCCGCTTAGGCCCGCTAGGAGTGTGACGGACCCTGCTGCACCGCCAGCTGCAATCTTTCCGAAACTCAAATCGGTGTGATGTGTAATTTCTATGGGCACCACCACTTTCACTGTGGCAAGCGTTTCCGCGTCTTCTGCGAAGGCAGGCGAAGCAATAATCAAGCCCATTGCGCAAAGCCCGATATTCCTTAAATGCTTGTTCATATTAGCTGCTCTTTCCACTTGCCCATGCTCTTCCTCTTGCCATGCCCGTGCTCATGTTCTGCCCTTGCCCAGATTTCAACATCCAATACGGATTGAAGAAAAACTGGCCCATTAATTGGCGTATAAATTAACCTGCGTATAAATTAGCGGGCATATAAATTAACTAGCGCATAATTTAGCCGCTTTATGACCAAAATCATCGAAGGCAAATGTAATCTTGAGTAACCGTATGTAATGCGATGTAACGTGACGCAACGGAGGGCAAAAAATGGGGGAATGCAAAAAGCGGGATGCGGGCCGGGATGCCGGCTCGGGCTGGGCTCTGGCGGGACTGGAATGCGCGGTCCTTGCCAGGGATCAGGATCTAGATGTAATCCACGATTACTTCATAGTTCACCTCATAGGCTCCATCCAGTGAGCCGCCGCTGGCCGTCAGCGTTCCTCCGACTTTGAAAGACAAAAATCCGCCCGCGCCTAAAGGAAAAGGTGAGGTGTCCCCCAAATCATGCTTCATATCACTCAATGTCAAGGAGGCGCCGTTGTTCACGACGGTAGTTATCGGATTAAATGTAATAGATACGTTACTGTTGGCCGTCCCCGTGACCTCAATCACGCCGGCTTGCGACCCCGAAACTTCTGCGAAATTGCTGCCGGAGGACACCACGCCATTTACATTCAGAACAAGGGTTGTTGCCGCGCTTTCATCAATGAGTATCACCTCCCCAAAACTCATGGTGGTTATTGGGTTTATCGCTTGCGACCGGGCCGAGGGCATGGCCAAGGCCATTACGAACAATGCCGCGACAGCCCGAAAAACCAAATGATGCGTAAAAACTGCCGAGATTTTTTTCATACCCTCTCCAAATCGAAACATTTCCAAAGACCCTTGAAGCCTCTATTCAACGAAGCCCTTATTCAACTAAACTGTCAAGCGACCTGCCCAAGCGACCTGCCCGATCGACCTGCCATGCGTTTTTTTCCTGCAAGCGACCAAAACTCAATCCCCGGCCACAATGACCCTTTTATAATGACCCTTTTATACCGCATGACAGCGGAGCCATCCGACCATGTAGTTGTAACGGTTTGTAATAAAACATAATCTCCGGCCTTACATTGTCCGCAATAAGCAGCAGTTAAGCCATCGTGATATCTCCCACTGCAAATTCCTGCACCCGCAACAAACCCGCCCCACACCCGTCTCAAGACTGTATCAAGGCCGCTTTCGAACATTGGGTCCCCCTTCCCGCCGTATAGATAGTCGTGTCGCCTCTGCCGTCATTGCGCTCCCTCGCGGAGGGGCGGGAAATCTGCCCCGGATAGTGCGTAATCTCCCCCTAAAACCACGCAGGAAACTCCCTGATCTCAGCTCCGAAATCCTGGGTTCGCCCCAACGAAAAACGTCTCCCGCACCGCCTTTCCATAACAGGTCTCAGCGCAGTGCCATCTGGGGATGGCTGGACAGGGGGACATCAAAAACAACATACAGGCGCGAAAACCACCTGGCATTCGCCATGCCTCATTCGCCGTGTCCCGTTCGCCATGCCCCCTGCGCCATGCCTCACTGGAAAACAGTATCGGACCGTGCAATCAATGATCCGCCATTCTCGCTCGTTTCATGAAACTCAACAGTGATTTTCTTGCCCAGATAGGGCTTGTCCGGATCGAAGGGCAGCACCAGATGCCGGTACGGAGTGGACAAATAAATGGCCAGATTGTTTAGTCTGGCAATGTCCTCACCATCCGCTTTTACAACCAGATCCCCCCGCAAGGAGCGGTCACCGGAACGCTCGACAATCATGGATATTCCCGGTTTTCCGTCTTCGGTCTCGGTGAGTTTCAAATCGGATATCTCTGCGGTGCCGGTCAAATCTCCAACGCGCGCAAATACGGGAATTGACAGGCCATAAATGGCAGAAATATTTATGCCAAGACTTGCCTCATCGTCCTTTCCCGGTTCACCGGGCCGCAGCGAGGGAGGGGCTTGAGGATTGGGAAGCATGCGAAACAAAAGGTGAGAGCGATACTCGCCCGCTGGCAAATTTACGGGGCGGCGAAACGCGACACGAACCGTTTGCACCTCCCCCGGTTCGAGGGTTATTTGCCGCGGCGAAAACCGGAGCATCTTGGTCGCGAACTGATCCTGGAACACCTCCTGACCCGCCCCCTCTTCGGGGACCTTTTCAAGCTTCCCATTTTCATTCATACGGAAATTTTGCAACGAAAGACGGTAAGAATGTGTTTCATCATCACCATTTATCAACAGGATGGACTCGCTGCTGTTTCTGGTATCAAGTTCGACCAGTGTCGGGGCGACCATTAACCCGCTGGCCGCAAATACCGGTTGGGCCGCGGGAACAAGCAGAAAAAGAACGGCGGGAATATACCAGGCCGTCCAGCGTGACCTGAAAAAACTCAGCAACAAACTCTTCATAAAATCTTTCCTCTAAATATCAGGCGACATAACGCCTGTTTCGGTTTTTCTTCAAAACGACGGGCACATAAGAAACCCGCGTCCGGCAGCCTGTAACGCATATGGGCCCTAAAACCGCCATCGCTCATTAAATTCTCTTATTACGGGTAAGCGGCCGCAGCCGGTAATCCTGAGCCTCAGCAGTCCTGAGTTCCGACAATCCCGAGCCTCAACAATCCCGAACACGTATGATGCCGCCATTCCGCCTTGCAGGAACGGAGAGATATTGTTGTCAAATCAGTCTGTCCTGCAATTCTACGATATTGCCGGCCAAAACTTCACAAATGCAATGTAAAGGTATGTAACAGATTGTCAGAAAGAGCGGGATTTGCGGATTTACAGTTAAGGGTAAACGACCGTTACGGTATAGGTGCCCCTGTAGATGCCAGGTGGCTGCAATGGTGAATGGCTGAATATTATGCCGCTTTTTACAAATAACTCTCCATCACTGTCTAAAGTACTTCCGTTATCACGAGAGGGAACAATACCGATAACTGTCAGCGTATTTCTGTCCTCGTCATTGAGATCTCCTCCTTTTGTCATGGTAACGGTAACCGCTTCATCTGGACTGCCGGTGATCTTGAATACGCCCAATTGCGGTGATCCAAATGAGGAAACACTTGGGGCCAAGAGGTAGCCATCGGGATAGCGGCTGTCGCCGGAAAAATCTACGGTAGTGTGAGTTGTGAGCGATGTATCAATGACCAGCCACCCGAAACTCAATAGGCTTATCTCTTCAATTGCTAACGGTTTTACCAGTTTTATGGCGACGGGATTATCCGTTGCTTCCTCCGCCCGGGCGGAGGCAACGGATCCCAGGTTGAGTATCAAAATCCCGCACATCCCGTAAAAGCTGTTCAGGGAGCGCGCCTTTATGAGCGCCCGTCTTTCATTGGTGGCTTCATTGATGTCCATTTTCCCGCCTTCTTTTGCAACCCGCTTCCCCCCTTTGTTTATCCTCTGTTTGAACACCGCTTGTGATCCCATGCTGCTCGTTTCCAACTTATCAGGCCCGCCAAAAACCCCTCTGTGATCCATAATGTCTATGGCCCATAACGCCAGAAGCCCGTTGAGCCCCTGTTGAGCCCGGTGTGGCCGGTTTTTTCAGTATTCCGGATTTCCTTCCGCCCGGGCAGCCGATCCCTCCCCGGATGTAAAATCCGGAACCGGCCGCAGCCGGTAATCCTGAGCCTCAACAGTCCTGAGTTCCGACAATCCCGAGCCTCAACAATCCCGAACAGGTATGATGCCGCCATTCCGCCTTGCAGGAACGGAGAGATATTGTTGTCAAATCAGTCTGCCCTGCAATTCTACGATATTGCCGGCCAAAACTTCACAAATGCAATGTAACGGTATGTAACAGATTGTCAGAAAGGGCGGGATTTGCGGATTTACAGCTAAGGGTAATTGGCCGTAACAGTGTAGGATCCCGTGTAAGTGCCAAGTGCCGGCTTACCTGAATACTCAAGCTCTATCCCGGTTGTTATAATTAGCACGCCATTACTGTCCAAGGTACCCTCATCACTGAATGGAGTACGATACATTTCTCTAATCTTCAGAATATCTCCCTTCCCATTACTGAGATTTGCTCCTTTCTCCACGCTAAAGGTAACAGTTGCGCCTGGGGTACCGGTGATCTTGATTTCGCCCAATTGACGCGTTCCAATTTTGGGACGGGCACTATAATTGAGTTCGTCGCTATACTCAAATTTTGCCAAGTGGCCACTACTACTACTATAAAAAGCTAGTGTATCGAAGCCGCCCACGCCATCAAGGACCACCCCTCCGAGATTCATTTTGGTTATCTCTTCAATTCCTAACGATTTCAGCAGTTTTATGGCGACGGGATTATCCGTTGCCTCTCCCGCCAGAGCGGAGGCGCCAAATCCCAGGCTGAGTATCAGAAGTCCGCAAACCCGGATAGGATATTTTCTAGCCCAGCTTTTCAAATAGAGTTCCTTTATGAGTCCCCTTCCTTTCCTTTTGAAAAACTGCCACTGCTCATTTATTCTACAGCTAAGGGTAATTGACCGTAACAGTGTAGGTTCCCGTGTAAGCGCCAAGTGTCGGCGTACCTGAATACGAAATTTCTATCCCGGTTAGTAATGTTAGCATGCCGTTGCTGTCCAATCTATGCGGACCGGATCTACCAATTTGAATTCCTCTAATTTTCATATTAGTTGTCCCATTACTGAGAGTTCCTCCCACCATGCTTAAGTTAACAATTTCACTTGGGGTACCGGTGATCAAGATTTCGCCCCTTTGAGTCGCTGAAGTAGTGGGAGGGATAGTAGCATTGATATCTTCGTCATACTCAACTAAACCCAATCGGCCATTAGACTGATATAAGATTAGTGTATCAAAGCGGCCCCAGTCGACAACAGGACTGTACACCCCTCCGAGATTCATTTTGGTTATCTCTTTAATTCCTAACGATTTCAGCAGTTTTATGGCGACGGGATTATCCGTTGCCTCCTCCGCCAGGGCGGAGGTCGCAAACCCGAGGATGGCAGTTGCAAGCCCCAGGCCAATGACGGCATATGCGCATATTATAGGTAACGATTTTAAAGATTTCATTTCAGGTAAAGATTTCATCCCTATACTTTTCCTTGAGAGTTTAAGTGACATTTCGCCTGCCTCTGACATCCGATCCCACCCCGGATGTTAAATCCGGACCCGGCCGCAGCCGGTAATCCCGTGTAAGCCGCAACGCCATCTTCACATCAAACCACCCTGAAATATTGAGCCAATCGGCTATATGGAACTGTAATATTCCCGGCCAGATGGCACCCATTATTCGGACAGATGACGATACCCTGTTCATTAGGAACCATGTCACAGCCCCCTATGAATAGTTCGCTACTACGGTATAGGTACCGTCGGTGTAAATTCCGTTTGCAGCAAGCGCGGGAATTATCAGTGTCACTCCTACATTAATCGTTAATTCTCCATTGTCGTTCAGGGCCGGGTTGGCACCTGCATTATGCTTAAAGTCAGTCATTTCCATCGTGTAGTTGACATTGCCAACGGTAAGGGTTGGACCAGAGACCCCCTCTATGGATATGGAAATGTCCTGATTTTTGCTACCGGTGATCTCGAATTCCCCTGCCACCACGTTGCCAGTTGCCGTTACCCCGCTGCTAGTGGCCACAGTGACTTCACCGTCAGGCGACATTGTGACTTCCCTATCATAATTTACTCGAAGCGCTACCGTCCCAAAGTTCATTCTGATTTTCTCGGTAATATCGATCGGCGCCATGAACGCCATCGAGACAGTCCCTGTTATCGGATTATCGGCCAAGGCCGAGGTCGCAAACCCGAGGCTGGCAATTGCAAGCCCCAGGCCAATGACGGCATATCCACGTATTTTAGGTAGTGATTTTAAAGATTTCATTTCAGATAAAGATCTCATCCCTTTACTTTTCCTTGAGAAATTAAGTGACATTTCGCCTGCCTCTGACATCCGACCCCTCTTCGGATGTTAAACCCGGACCCGGCCGCAGCCGGTAATCCTGTGTAAGCCGCAACGCCATCTTCGCATCAAACCATCCTGAAATATTGAGCCAATCGGCTATATGGAACTGTAATATTCCCGGCCAGGTGGCCCCCATTATTCGGACAGATGACGATATCCTGTTCATTTGGAACCATGTCACAGCCCCTTACGGATAGTTCGCTGTTACGTCATAGATACCGCCCCTGTACTCACCGACAGATCCGGCTGGTATACGCAACTGCAGTCCAACTTTTAACATAAATTCTCCATTGGCTTCCAGAAACCCTCTTGGGCCATTTAAATCCATGTTAAGATTAGTCATTGTCAGCGTGGCACCGCTGTCATTTGACGGGTCCTCACCCGCCGCTATCGATATGTCAACGGACCGGTTTGCGGCGCCGGTGATCTTGAATTCCCCTGCCGCCGGCAACCCGGTTGACGTCATCTGTGAACCACTATCGATGTCAGAGATGACACCATCATAACCGATTGAAATCAATCTGTTTTTACTTGTATCCAGGGACACCGTACCAAAGTTCATTCTGACTTCCTCGGTAACCGTGACCGGCGACATTAACTTCACCGATACGACCGATGCCTCCTCTTCGGCCGAGGCCGGGTTCCCTTTCCTGATCAAGGCTGGATTCCCTCTTCTGACCAAAGTTGAGGCTGGGCTTGAGGTTGGGATTGAGGTTGAGGCTGAGGCTGGGCTTGAGGTTGAGGCTGGGGTTGAGGCTGGGGTTGAGGTCTCTGCGGCCAAGGCGGAGGTGGCAAGCCCCAGGCCAATGGCGGCATATGCACATAGTTCCGGTAATGATTTTAAAGATTTCAATTCAGGTAAAGATTTCATCCCTATGGTTTTCCTTGAGACCTTAATCAACATTTCACCTGCCCCCGATACATTATCTCGCAAAATTCACAGCTATATGTTCCCGCCGAGCCGCAGTCGAGCTCTTTAAAGTTTGCCGAACGTGGTTATGCTGAACATCGTTATACTGAAAAGCTGAACCTCCTTGCGATCTGGTCGTTGCGATCTGGCGCGGCCGGCCCTTCAGCAGTTCGGTATTTCCGCCTGCATTTGACAACCGGGCCCTCTCCCCGGGTGTTAAATCCGGCGCCGGCCGCATCCGGTAATTCTGCGTGAACAGCAAATTCACTATCACCCAAAACCGCGTTAAACTGGAGATACATCAGTTGGTTATATGTAACCGCAGTATCTCCAGCCAGGAGCATCCTTCATTCAAACAAATGACGATGCCATATTCACAGCCCCCTAATTATAGTTCGCTTCTACGGTATAGGTACCGTTTGAGTACACACCAGTTGGAGCATTAGCAGGTACCACCAAATCCATTCCGACAATAATATCCAATTCACCACTGGAATTCAGGGCCGGGGCGGCAGGAACATTAGTTTGTATATTCTGGAGTGTCAGTTCAGTATCAACAGAGTTGACTGTCAGTGTCGGGTTCGCCGTCGGCGTTACATCTATGGTAAGTCCCTGGCTTGGGGTGCCGGTGATTTTGAATGCCCCTGATGTTATGCTCCCGGTTGCCACAATTATACCAGTTGTTGTAATATCGACTGCATCCGCGAGGCCCAATTGAATTGTTCCTCCAGTTGTTGTATCCATCGCTATCGTTCCAAAGCTCGCTGGGGCTGTTTGGTTAATAATGATCGTTTCCAATATTGTCGCCGAGACCCCCGCTATAAGCGATGTCGCCGAGGCCGAAGTTGCTAATCCGAGGCCAGCAGTTGCAAGCCCCAGGCCAATGGCTGCATATGCACATTTTTTAGATAAAATTTTCATCATCAATCTTAATCCTTATGTTGTTCAAGTATTTAAAATCCCGTCGGTCCCCGGTACAAAATCCTGCTTCCGTAAAAATCCCCGCCATCCCAAAAAGCAATTCTTTAGAATTCAATACCCCGAGGTGATTTAAAATGCAGAATTTCAATGTTTAAAATCCGGTTACGCGAAATAATTTAGTCTGCTCAATCAGCGTGTTATAAAAACAGCACGTTGTAAAAAAACATATAGGATATTCCCGGCCAGAATAACATCAATGCGATGTAACGAAATGTAACGAAGTGTACTAAGCCGGATTTAACGGGCTTGGGGCTATGTATAATTTACTGTTACTGAATAGGTACCGCCGGCATAGACACCGGCTGGCGTCCCAGCAGGCACGTGAAGGATCATATCAATTCACCTGTTAAACTTCCCGCACTGTCTAGCTTGAGAGAGCGTGACTGAAAGCCGCCAAATAGCGTCGGCCATATATCCAGCACATGTTCGTTGGTCGTCATATTTGTTGGGAGCGTTACCTTGATGGTACGAGCCTCAACCTCTGCGTTCGGGCTACCGGAGATCCTGAACGCCCCTGCCTGCGAATTTCCATATGACGCAAATGTCGGATCACGTGAAATATGAGCAAGGCCGACAGGGGCAGAAAGCCCACTTATTCCATTTACACTGGTATCAATGAGCAACTCGCCCAAATCCACCGGGGTTAATTGCTCAATTATCAGCGGTTTCAGCAGTTTTATGGCGACGGGATTATCCGTCGCCTCCCCCGCCCAGGCTGAGTATCAAAAACCCGCACATCCGGACGGCTGACGATATCCTGTTCACAGGATGCCATGTTCACAGCCCCCTATCGATAGTTCGCTGTTACGGTATAGGTACCGTCCGTGAACTCACCAGTAGCACCAGCTGGCACACGCAAACCCATTCCTACATTAAACGTTGCTACTCCATTGCTGTCCAGGGTCAGTGTGGTACCTCCCCAAGGATAAAAAAACTCTATTGCCAGCTCACCGTCGCCATTTGACGGGTTATCACCCGCCGCAAACGTTATGTCAACTTGCTCTCCAACGGTGCCGCCGGTGATCTTGATTTCCCCTGCCGTTGGCGACCCAATTACTATGGGGTCGCGACCAAAATCGGCGGCACGGACCACACCGTTGGTGGTGATTGCAATTATTGTAGAATCGGGCACAGGAATCACCTTTCCAAAGTTCATTTTGACCTCCTCGGTAAGAGTTAAGGGCGTCACTAACTTCACCGATACGGGCCCTTCACCCTCCTCCGCCATGGCGGAGGTCGCAAACCCGAGGCTGGCAGCTGCAAGCCCCAGGCCAATGACGGCATATGCGCACATTATAGGTAACGATTTTAAAGATTTCATTTCAGGTAAATATCTCATCCCTTTACTTTTCCTTGAGAAATTAAGTGACATTTCCTTAAGTGACATTTCGCCTGCCTCTGACACCCGCCCCCTCTTCGGGTGTTAAATCCAGACCTGGCCGCAGTCGGTAATCCTGTGTAAGCCGCAACGCCATCTTCACATCAAACCACCCTGAAATATTAAGTCAATCGGTTAAATGTAACTGTGATATTCCCGGCCAGGTGGCGCCCTTTATTCGGACGGATGACGATATCCTGTTCACAGGATGCCATGTTCACAGCCCCCTATTGATAGTTCGCTGTTACGGTATAGGTACCGTCCGTGAACTCACCTCTAACCCCGACAGGTATAAGTATTTCCATTCCAACATAAAACGTTAATTCTCCATTGCCGTCAAAATTCGTAGTGAAATTGATACCTTCTTCACTTCTAGGAACCCCCGTACTCAGCATGACACCGTCGGCATTTGTCGGGCCCGAGTTCACATCTCCCGCTAACAATATGTCAATTGCCTGGTTTGCGGTGCCGGTAACCTTGATTTCCCCTGTTACTGCCGGTCTAATTGTCACGAATGTTGCAGCAGTGCTGGCAATAAAATCACCTGCGGGGCTGAGGGTAACGGTTCCATCGCCCCCCCCGTGTCCTTCAAAAAGAAACGCTCCAAAGTCCAATTCGCGTACCTCTTCAATAGTGACCGGCGTCACTAACGTCACCGATATGGGCCCATCGCGCTCCTCCGCCAGGGCGGAGGTCGCAAACCCGAGGCTGGCAGCTGCAAGCCCCAGGCCAATGACGGCATATCCACGTATTTTAGGGAAATTTTTCACTATCAATCTGTATCCTTATGCTATTCAAATGTTTAAAATCCCGTCGGTCATGGCCACAAAATCCTGCTTCAGTAAAAATCCCCGCCATCCCAAAAAGCAATTCTCTAAAATTCAATATCCCGAGGTGATTTAAAATGCAGAATTTCAATGTTCAAAATTCAATGTTCAAAATCCAATGTTCAAAATCCGGTTACGGCCGGTTACGGGAAATAATTCAGTCTCTCTAAATTCAGCCTGCTCAATCAGCGCTTTGTAATAAAATATAGGAGATGCCCGGCCAGAGCAGCATAAATACAACGTAACGAAATGTAATAAGCTGCCGGAAAGGACGAAATTCAACGGCTTGGGGCTATTGATAACCTACTGTTATGGTATAGGTACCGGTATAGGTACCAGGCGCCTGCCCTACGTATGTGTGAAGGACTCCCCCAGTTATAAACATAAATTCGCCCTCATCATCCAACAGGTGAGGAGGGGAATTAAAATGTCGTACAGTTTCGAAAGTCAGACTGTCTCCGTCAGTATTTGTTATGTCTATAGCCGGTCCGAAATCAAGGGAAATCTCTGCATTCGGGCGGCCGGTGATCTTGATCTCCCCTGCATGCGGTGGTGTTCCATATAACGCATATGGTCCAGGAGGAACAACAGCAAAATCGCCGGGACAGCCTTCGGGAAAGTGCGGGCTATGGCTAGTCATACTCGATCGTTACCGTGTAGGTTCCACCGGTGAAATTACCAGTTGCGCCGCTTGGATACTGGAGCAAAATCCCGCTTTTTATATTTAACACCCCGTCGTCATCCAGGGTATCCCCGTTACTAAAAGATGCATAGATTCCAGCAATTGTCATTTCAACCTTTGCCTCATTCAAGGGGTTGGTCCTTTCCTCCATGGTAATGGTAACCCTTGATTTCGGGATACCGGTGATCTTAAACACCCCCGGCTGCGGCGTTCCATATGATGTTGCGCCGAGCAGGGTGAAGCCGTCATCAAAATTATCACCGACTTGAAAAATAATATAGTTGTTGCCACCGTTATCCACAATCAGCTCGCCCAAATCCATTGCGGTGGTTTCTTCAATGGTTAGCGGTTTTACCAGGTTTATGGCGACAGGATTATCCGTTGCCTCCCCCGCCAGAGCGGAGGTAACAACGCCAAGGCCAATTACGGCAAGCCCGCAAGCCTTCAAATAGCGTTTCATATTCAGTCCTTTTATGGGCAACCTTCCCCTCCATGTGCCCCGTTATGTCCAACTATGGCCCGTTATGCCCCGTTGTGGTCCGTTTACTTCCCCTGTTCACACTCTGTTTCTGAGTTGCTTTTGATCTGCAACAGGCCAAGGCGACCTGCCGTCAATCTGCCTTCGGATTCCGGAGTCCCCTCGCCCCAGTGCCTCGAGCCCCCAGTGCCTCAAGCCCTCTGTGCCTCGAGCCCCCAGTGCCTCAAGCCCTCTGTGCCTCGAGCCCATTGTGCCTCGAGCCCTCTGTGCCTCGAGCCCATTGTGCAGGCAGGCTTTACGAGCTCCTTAACGTACATTTGGAAGCCGGATGCAATTGTAATTCGGGTAAAATTTACAGTAAGTCAGCAGGCAATATGTAGCTGCCGCTTCTGCTATTGAAAGTAGCTCTTTCCGCCTTAAAAAACCACGAATGCAATGTAACGAAATGTATTGAACTGCCGGAAAGGACGAAATTCAACGGCTTGGGGCTATGTATAATTTGCTGTTATTAAATAGGTGCCGGTATAGGTACCAGGTGCCTGCCCCACGGAGGTGCGAAGGACTCCCCCAGTTATAAACATAAATTCGCCCTCACCATCCAACAGGTGAGGAGGGGATTTAAAATGTCGTACAGTTTCGAAAGTCAGACTGTCTCCGTCAGTATTTGTTATGTCTATTGCCGGTCCGAAATCAAGGGAAATCGAAATCTCTGCATTCGGGCGGCCGGTGATCTTGATCACCCCTGTATGCGGTGGTGTTCCATATAACGCATATGGTCCAGGAGGAAGAACAGCAAAATCGC
It includes:
- a CDS encoding DUF4402 domain-containing protein, which encodes MGQFFFNPYWMLRSGQGQNMSTGMARGRAWASGRAWARGRAANMNKHLRNIGLCAMGLIIALPAFATTESTKATVTFLTPINITKGTPLHFGVLTVPAGVMSSSITKSVRLRPDGTVITLSSSIVNPSGTPTPARYTVTGSANEQIAFSAILGTNPTNGTSTLQLTDFTFNTDSPVNLDANGQLAVSMGATLTIPELSTRGDYTGTVIFTANYN
- a CDS encoding DUF4402 domain-containing protein: MNKHLRNIGLCAMGLIIASPAFAEDAETLATVKVVVPIEITHHTDLSFGKIAAGGAAGSVTLLAGLSGSSTITSVPTSITVTGSPGPARFTVYGSKGASVGLSASTTGLSNGNGDKLTVEDFNFESFQSSDGTSVTGTPVNLDANGRLGVNMGATLTIPDGSPYGDYSGNVTFSVTYN
- a CDS encoding DUF4402 domain-containing protein, which produces MKKISAVFTHHLVFRAVAALFVMALAMPSARSQAINPITTMSFGEVILIDESAATTLVLNVNGVVSSGSNFAEVSGSQAGVIEVTGTANSNVSITFNPITTVVNNGASLTLSDMKHDLGDTSPFPLGAGGFLSFKVGGTLTASGGSLDGAYEVNYEVIVDYI
- a CDS encoding molecular chaperone; this encodes MKSLLLSFFRSRWTAWYIPAVLFLLVPAAQPVFAASGLMVAPTLVELDTRNSSESILLINGDDETHSYRLSLQNFRMNENGKLEKVPEEGAGQEVFQDQFATKMLRFSPRQITLEPGEVQTVRVAFRRPVNLPAGEYRSHLLFRMLPNPQAPPSLRPGEPGKDDEASLGINISAIYGLSIPVFARVGDLTGTAEISDLKLTETEDGKPGISMIVERSGDRSLRGDLVVKADGEDIARLNNLAIYLSTPYRHLVLPFDPDKPYLGKKITVEFHETSENGGSLIARSDTVFQ
- a CDS encoding DUF4402 domain-containing protein, which gives rise to MGSQAVFKQRINKGGKRVAKEGGKMDINEATNERRALIKARSLNSFYGMCGILILNLGSVASARAEEATDNPVAIKLVKPLAIEEISLLSFGWLVIDTSLTTHTTVDFSGDSRYPDGYLLAPSVSSFGSPQLGVFKITGSPDEAVTVTMTKGGDLNDEDRNTLTVIGIVPSRDNGSTLDSDGELFVKSGIIFSHSPLQPPGIYRGTYTVTVVYP
- a CDS encoding DUF4402 domain-containing protein, which gives rise to MKSWARKYPIRVCGLLILSLGFGASALAGEATDNPVAIKLLKSLGIEEITKMNLGGVVLDGVGGFDTLAFYSSSSGHLAKFEYSDELNYSARPKIGTRQLGEIKITGTPGATVTFSVEKGANLSNGKGDILKIREMYRTPFSDEGTLDSNGVLIITTGIELEYSGKPALGTYTGSYTVTANYP
- a CDS encoding DUF4402 domain-containing protein, whose product is MKSLPEMKSLKSLPIICAYAVIGLGLATAILGFATSALAEEATDNPVAIKLLKSLGIKEITKMNLGGVYSPVVDWGRFDTLILYQSNGRLGLVEYDEDINATIPPTTSATQRGEILITGTPSEIVNLSMVGGTLSNGTTNMKIRGIQIGRSGPHRLDSNGMLTLLTGIEISYSGTPTLGAYTGTYTVTVNYP
- a CDS encoding DUF4402 domain-containing protein, with amino-acid sequence MRSLSEMKSLKSLPKIRGYAVIGLGLAIASLGFATSALADNPITGTVSMAFMAPIDITEKIRMNFGTVALRVNYDREVTMSPDGEVTVATSSGVTATGNVVAGEFEITGSKNQDISISIEGVSGPTLTVGNVNYTMEMTDFKHNAGANPALNDNGELTINVGVTLIIPALAANGIYTDGTYTVVANYS
- a CDS encoding DUF4402 domain-containing protein; amino-acid sequence: MNFGTVSLDTSKNRLISIGYDGVISDIDSGSQMTSTGLPAAGEFKITGAANRSVDISIAAGEDPSNDSGATLTMTNLNMDLNGPRGFLEANGEFMLKVGLQLRIPAGSVGEYRGGIYDVTANYP